A DNA window from Phoenix dactylifera cultivar Barhee BC4 chromosome 13, palm_55x_up_171113_PBpolish2nd_filt_p, whole genome shotgun sequence contains the following coding sequences:
- the LOC103721502 gene encoding arogenate dehydrogenase 2, chloroplastic-like isoform X2 has translation MASSSSSTPLPNGPLKIAIIGFGPFAQFLAKTFVKQGHILTATSRSDYSLLCSQLGITFFRDMDDLMEAGGQVILLCTSILSLGDVIRSIPMGRLRMPLLFVDVLSVKEYPRDLLLRVLPEESDVLCTHPMFGPESGKEGWNGLPLVYEKVRIRDHALCDNYLGIFQAEGCRMVEMSCQEHDEMAAKSQFLAHTFGRDGNQAHTNGHKRLPSTSSTGNNNLIPSRLADSSF, from the exons atggcctcctcttcttcttccactcCCCTTCCTAATGGACCACTAAAGATAGCCATCATAGGCTTCGGCCCTTTCGCACAATTTCTAGCGAAGACATTCGTCAAGCAAGGCCACATCCTGACAGCCACGTCTCGGTCCGATTATTCCCTCCTCTGCTCCCAATTGGGCATCACTTTCTTCAG GGATATGGATGACTTGATGGAGGCAGGTGGCCAGGTGATACTTCTGTGCACATCCATCCTATCCTTGGGTGATGTCATCCGGTCGATCCCCATGGGTCGTCTCAGAATGCCTCTGCTATTCGTGGATGTGCTATCCGTGAAGGAATACCCAAGAGACCTCCTTCTACGG GTACTACCTGAAGAGTCTGATGTGCTTTGCACCCACCCCATGTTCGGCCCGGAGAGTGGAAAAGAAGGGTGGAATGGGCTGCCTTTGGTTTATGAGAAAGTCCGCATAAGGGACCATGCTCTTTGTGACAACTATTTGGGCATATTCCAAGCTGAG GGCTGCAGAATGGTGGAAATGTCGTGCCAAGAGCATGACGAGATGGCAGCCAAGAGCCAATTCTTGGCTCACACCTTTGGCAG AGATGGGAATCAAGCCCACACCAATGGACACAAAAGGCTTCCAAGCACTTCTTCAACTGGTAACAATAACTTGATCCCATCTAGACTCGCTGACTCCTCTTTTTGA
- the LOC103721501 gene encoding LOW QUALITY PROTEIN: patellin-6-like (The sequence of the model RefSeq protein was modified relative to this genomic sequence to represent the inferred CDS: inserted 3 bases in 3 codons), whose protein sequence is MATDFAGSRHQVDPLVRNALGVLRTDVNGGIAGLAARAVSQADKRSLMSSLMEAAATTLQRSSSFKEDSYLASNLKAGEQRALQELKNLLVSVSSSNSSSKPLTMWGVPLLGPAADERADVVLLKFLRARDFNVAQAHAMLARCVEXREEFGADGVVDEELGFKELEGXVAYMHGWDRAGHPVCYNAYGVFKDREMYDRVFGDGEKLKKFLRWRVQVMERGVGLLQLRPGGINSIIQVTDLKDMPKRELRVASNQILSLFQDNYPEMVARKVFINXPWYFSMLYSMISPFLTERTKSKFVIAREGNVAETLYKFIRPEFVPVQYGGLSRPGDLQNGPPKPASEFTIRGGEKVNLEIDGIEAGATITWDVAVGGWELDYSAEYVPSEEGSYTIQVEKMRRIPATAEEPIHNVFTSKEAGKMVLSIDNTSSRRRKVAAYRYFVRKPSV, encoded by the exons ATGGCTACGGACTTCGCTGGTTCACGCCATCAGGTGGACCCACTGGTGAGGAACGCGCTCGGCGTGCTGCGAACGG ATGTCAATGGAGGAATCGCCGGTCTTGCAGCCCGGGCCGTCTCCCAAGCCGACAAGAGGTCACTGATGAGCTCCCTGATGGAGGCAGCCGCTACCACCCTGCAGAGGTCATCTTCCTTCAAAGAGGACTCCTATCTGGCCTCCAATCTCAAGGCCGGAGAGCAGAGAGCTCTCCAAGAGCTCAAGAATCTTCTCGTGTCCGTGTCGTCCTCCAACTCATCGTCGAAGCCTCTCACAATGTGGGGGGTTCCCCTTCTCGGGCCGGCCGCCGACGAGAGGGCCGACGTGGTGCTGTTGAAATTTCTCCGGGCGAGGGATTTCAACGTGGCCCAGGCGCACGCGATGCTGGCGCGGTGCGTGG TGAGGGAGGAGTTCGGGGCGGACGGCGTCGTCGACGAGGAGCTGGGGTTCAAGGAGTTGGAGG TGGTGGCCTACATGCACGGCTGGGACCGGGCCGGCCACCCGGTCTGCTATAACGCCTACGGGGTGTTCAAGGACCGGGAGATGTACGACCGGGTGTTCGGCGACGGGGAGAAGCTGAAGAAGTTTCTCCGGTGGAGAGTCCAGGTGATGGAGCGCGGGGTCGGCCTGCTCCAGCTCCGCCCCGGCGGGATCAACTCCATCATCCAGGTCACGGATCTCAAAGATATGCCCAAGAGGGAGCTCCGGGTGGCCTCCAACCAGATCCTGTCCTTGTTCCAGGATAACTACCCGGAGATGGTCGCCAGAAAG GTGTTTATAA GTCCCTGGTATTTTAGTATGCTGTATTCGATGATTAGTCCCTTCCTAACGGAGAGGACCAAGAGCAAGTTCGTCATCGCCAGAGAAGGGAATGTGGCCGAGACCCTTTACAA ATTCATCAGGCCGGAGTTTGTGCCGGTCCAGTATGGAGGGCTGAGCCGGCCCGGGGATCTGCAGAACGGTCCCCCCAAACCGGCATCCGAGTTCACCATCAGGGGTGGAGAGAAAGTGAACCTCGAAATCGATGGCattgag GCCGGGGCTACCATAACGTGGGACGTAGCAGTGGGGGGATGGGAGTTGGACTACAGCGCGGAGTACGTGCCGAGCGAGGAGGGGAGCTACACGATTCAAGTGGAGAAGATGAGGAGGATTCCGGCGACCGCCGAGGAGCCGATTCACAATGTCTTCACGTCCAAGGAGGCCGGAAAGATGGTGCTGTCCATAGACAACACCAGCTCCAGGAGAAGGAAGGTGGCGGCCTACAGATACTTTGTCCGCAAACCCTCGGTTTAG
- the LOC103721502 gene encoding arogenate dehydrogenase 1, chloroplastic-like isoform X1 — protein sequence MASSSSSTPLPNGPLKIAIIGFGPFAQFLAKTFVKQGHILTATSRSDYSLLCSQLGITFFRDMDDLMEAGGQVILLCTSILSLGDVIRSIPMGRLRMPLLFVDVLSVKEYPRDLLLRVLPEESDVLCTHPMFGPESGKEGWNGLPLVYEKVRIRDHALCDNYLGIFQAEGCRMVEMSCQEHDEMAAKSQFLAHTFGRILAEMGIKPTPMDTKGFQALLQLRDNTTKDSFDLYCGLFVRNKFARQELDKLDLAFKAVREKLLERTKDVELH from the exons atggcctcctcttcttcttccactcCCCTTCCTAATGGACCACTAAAGATAGCCATCATAGGCTTCGGCCCTTTCGCACAATTTCTAGCGAAGACATTCGTCAAGCAAGGCCACATCCTGACAGCCACGTCTCGGTCCGATTATTCCCTCCTCTGCTCCCAATTGGGCATCACTTTCTTCAG GGATATGGATGACTTGATGGAGGCAGGTGGCCAGGTGATACTTCTGTGCACATCCATCCTATCCTTGGGTGATGTCATCCGGTCGATCCCCATGGGTCGTCTCAGAATGCCTCTGCTATTCGTGGATGTGCTATCCGTGAAGGAATACCCAAGAGACCTCCTTCTACGG GTACTACCTGAAGAGTCTGATGTGCTTTGCACCCACCCCATGTTCGGCCCGGAGAGTGGAAAAGAAGGGTGGAATGGGCTGCCTTTGGTTTATGAGAAAGTCCGCATAAGGGACCATGCTCTTTGTGACAACTATTTGGGCATATTCCAAGCTGAG GGCTGCAGAATGGTGGAAATGTCGTGCCAAGAGCATGACGAGATGGCAGCCAAGAGCCAATTCTTGGCTCACACCTTTGGCAG GATATTGGCAGAGATGGGAATCAAGCCCACACCAATGGACACAAAAGGCTTCCAAGCACTTCTTCAACTG AGAGACAACACCACGAAGGATAGCTTTGATTTGTACTGCGGGCTGTTCGTACGTAATAAGTTTGCGAGACAGGAA CTGGACAAGCTGGATCTTGCCTTCAAGGCTGTGAGAGAGAAGCTGCTGGAGAGAACAAAAGACGTGGAACTCCATTAA
- the LOC103721502 gene encoding arogenate dehydrogenase 2, chloroplastic-like isoform X3, whose protein sequence is MASSSSSTPLPNGPLKIAIIGFGPFAQFLAKTFVKQGHILTATSRSDYSLLCSQLGITFFRDMDDLMEAGGQVILLCTSILSLGDVIRSIPMGRLRMPLLFVDVLSVKEYPRDLLLRVLPEESDVLCTHPMFGPESGKEGWNGLPLVYEKVRIRDHALCDNYLGIFQAEGCRMVEMSCQEHDEMAAKSQFLAHTFGRDGNQAHTNGHKRLPSTSSTERQHHEG, encoded by the exons atggcctcctcttcttcttccactcCCCTTCCTAATGGACCACTAAAGATAGCCATCATAGGCTTCGGCCCTTTCGCACAATTTCTAGCGAAGACATTCGTCAAGCAAGGCCACATCCTGACAGCCACGTCTCGGTCCGATTATTCCCTCCTCTGCTCCCAATTGGGCATCACTTTCTTCAG GGATATGGATGACTTGATGGAGGCAGGTGGCCAGGTGATACTTCTGTGCACATCCATCCTATCCTTGGGTGATGTCATCCGGTCGATCCCCATGGGTCGTCTCAGAATGCCTCTGCTATTCGTGGATGTGCTATCCGTGAAGGAATACCCAAGAGACCTCCTTCTACGG GTACTACCTGAAGAGTCTGATGTGCTTTGCACCCACCCCATGTTCGGCCCGGAGAGTGGAAAAGAAGGGTGGAATGGGCTGCCTTTGGTTTATGAGAAAGTCCGCATAAGGGACCATGCTCTTTGTGACAACTATTTGGGCATATTCCAAGCTGAG GGCTGCAGAATGGTGGAAATGTCGTGCCAAGAGCATGACGAGATGGCAGCCAAGAGCCAATTCTTGGCTCACACCTTTGGCAG AGATGGGAATCAAGCCCACACCAATGGACACAAAAGGCTTCCAAGCACTTCTTCAACTG AGAGACAACACCACGAAGGATAG